GACGGTATCGAGCAGTTCCCGGTCATGACTGACGACGATCGCCCCACCTTGCCAGCCGGCGAGAAGATCGATCACCGCCTGCCTGCCACTGCGGTCGACATTATTTGTCGGTTCGTCGAGGATGAGGAAATCCGGTTCGCGAAAGATCAATGCCGCAACCGCCGCGCGGGTGCGTTGGCCGCCAGACAGCCTTGAAAGCGGCGTTTCGGCCGTCGCCTCAAGCCCGGCGCGCGCCAGCGCCCCAGCTATGCGGGCTTCTAGCATCCAATCGGCATCGGCGAGTTCGTGCGCCGTCGCGTTACCCCTTTCGGCGCGGGAAAGCAGGTCGAGCGGGTCCCGCACTCCAAATAGATCGGCAATCGTCTCGTCCATAGCCACCTGCACGCTCTGGCGCAGTACCTCGAGCGTGCCGGAGACCGACACCGTGCCGGATCTGGGTGAAAGTTCACCGGTGATGAGCTTCAGCAGCGTGGTCTTCCCGACGCCGTTGCGGCCGACAAGCCCGGTGCGTTCGGGACCGAAGCTCATAGCGAGGTTTGAGAAGAGCGATCGGCCGTCAGGCGTTGACCACGAAAGATTGGCAAGCGCGATGGAAGGCATGGAGAGAATCCCGGATTGCAAGGCGAAGTGGCATTGCGATCTGGGCAGTATCCATGTTCAACCATCCTGTTGGTGCTGCGATGGTGGCTATCTAGGCAGCAAATGCGGAGGATTCAAGGCGTCGGTGAGGCAGGGCAGCCTTGTAAATGGTCTGCTGAATCAGCTGGTTAATTCTCATTGTTCGCGGTTGGCGCTAAGGGAGATCGCATCACGTTGCGGCCAATCCTCGAACCGCTGCAGTCAGCTGATCTGACTTTCTGTGCCGTCCCGCCCCTGGAGGGAACCGAGGCTACCGCCTTCGTCAACGAGCCAGCGGACATGTTGGCCTTGGCGGGGCGAGCGCGCAGCCCAAGGCGCCGCAGATCTCGCATAATTCTTTCCAGCAGCCGGTGGCCCCCACTTTAAAGTCGGAAACTTCCTGTCACACTAAGCGTTCTCCGGGGAGGAGAAGTAACCGCCCTTAACAAATGCGAATGCGCTAAAGCAGACCCGCTGCGGCAAAAGGGGAATCGATGACCGCGTCTCTCGATCATGTGCCTGCACAGGCAAGCAATTCGCGCCAATTCCTGGCGATGGTCCTCGGTTCGGTGGGGGTGGTATACGGCGACATTGGAACGAGCCCGCTCTATGCCTTCCGCGAAGCGCTTCGCCCGTTTGCGGCGGGCGGTGTCGGGCGCGAGGAGGTAGTCGGGCTCATTTCACTGGTGATCTGGACCCTGACGATGATCGTCACGTGCAAATATGTCCTGTTCCTGCTTCGTGCCGACAATGACGGGGAGGGTGGTACGCTCTCCCTGCTCGCCTTGCTCATGAAAAGAGCATCAAGACATACGACCGGGATGTTCGTCGCAGGTATCCTGGGCGCCGCCCTTTTTATCGGCGATGCGATGATCACTCCGGCGCTTTCGGTGTTCTCGGCCGTTGAGGGGCTGAAGCTCGTCACGCCAACGCTTCAAGATTACGTTCTGCTCATCTCCGTCGCCATCATGGTGCTGCTGTTTGCAGTGCAGTCCCGCGGCACAAGCGCAGTATCGAGCTTCTTCGGCCCCGTCACTCTCGTCTGGTTCGTTGTCATGGGAGCTGCCGGTGTCGCCCATATCGGTGATGACATGGCAATCCTCGCTGCATTCAATCCTATCTACGCTGTCACCTTCTTATGGAATGCCGGGCTCGTTGGCTTCATCGTGCTGGGCGCCATCTTCCTAACGGTGACAGGAGCCGAGGCGCTTTATGCTGATCTCGGCCACTTCGGTCGCCAGCCTATCCAGGCGGCCTGGTTTGCAATCGTGTTTCCCGCGCTGACCTTGAACTATCTCGGACAGGGCGCGATGGTGCTGTCACATCCCGACGCCATTTCGGATCCATTTTTCTTGATGTTCCCGAAATGGGCGCTGCTGCCGGTGGTAATCCTCGCCACTGCCGCAACAATCATCGCCAGCCAGTCAGTGATCACCGGAGCGTTTTCACTCGTACGGCAAGCGATCCACCTCGGATTCCTGCCAAGATTTGAGATCTGTTACACCTCGGAGACGCAAACGGGGCAGATTTATTTGCCTTTGGTCAACTCCGCACTCCTCGCCGGCGTGCTTGTGCTCATGTTTGTATTCGGGAGTTCCGAAGCTCTTGCCCCGGCCTATGGTGTCTCAATTACCGGCGCCATGGTGATCGATACCATTCTCGCCTTCGCATTCCTCCGATACCTTTGGAACTGGCCCGTTTTGGCCGCGACCGCATTCCTGCTTCCTCTGTTCCTGCTCGAACTGGTTTTCCTCGGCGCCAACTTGTTCAAGCTCCACCATGGCGGCTACGTGCCCATCCTCTTCGCTGGCTCGTTGATGACGCTGATGTGGACCTGGCGAACAGGCGTTAGGCTCGTTCGCGAAAAGACGAGCCGCCAGGACGTCCCCCTTGAGCAGTTCATAACGGCGATCGAACGAAAATCCGAGCACGCCCCGGTCGACGTACCGGGAACGGCGATCTTTCTCACAGCGACACCTGACACCACCCCAGGCGTTCTCTTGCACAATCTCAAGCACAATCATGTGCTGCATGAGCAGAACGTCATCCTGACCATCAAGACCGCCAAAGTGCCGTATATTCCGGAAACGAACCGCTACACGCTTACAAAGCTTACCGATCGGTTCAGCAGACTGGAGCTCAGATTCGGCTTCATGGATGATCCGAATGTGTCAAGGGCACTGGCGCGCTGCCGGAAGGAAGGCTTCAGGTTCGAGATCATGACGACGTCCTTCTATCTCGGACGGCGCAAGCTAGTCTCAGATCCCCTGTCAGGCATGCCGAAGTGGCAGGACAAGCTTTTCATTGCAATGGCGGAATCGGCGATCGATCCGACCGATTACTTCCATCTTCCGGCAAACCGCGTTGTCGAAATGGGCGAGCAGGTAATCATCTAATGGACGTTCCGTTTCCTATGAATCGGCGCAAAAGAGAACATTTTAGGAACTTCTCCCTGTCATAGCTAAGACTGCCGGTTTATAAGGAACGCATGGTTCAAAGAGCAGGCAGTGCAGATCTCCCGCTTCATGGCGGCAAGGTTCCCCGATGGCTGGGCGACCGTATGACGAAGCTTGGCGCAGTCATCACGGAAGCAATCGTGATCGAATATGGCCGCGACGAGTTTCTCCGGCGGTTGGCGCATCCTTTCTGGTTCCAGTCCTTTGGCTGCGTCATGGGCATGGATTGGCACTCTTCCGGAATCACAACCAGCGTCATCGGCGCTCTGAAGCGCGGTCTCGGGCCCCTTTCGCGGGAACTGGGTGTTCATGTGTGTGGAGGCCGTGGGCGAAATTCGAGGCAGACACCAGGCGAATTGATCAACATCGGCAACCGTGTCGGCATCGACGGCGGGCGTCTCGCAACCACCAGCCGGCTCGTCGCAAAGATTGACAGCGCAGCGGTTCAAGATGGATTCGATCTTTATCTGCACGGCTTCATCGTGGCCGACGACGGCAAATGGGTGGTCGTGCAGCAGGGCATGAATGGCGATAAGCGACAGGCTCGGCGCTACCACTGGCTATCCGAAGGCATTTCCAGTTTCGTCGATTCTCCCCATGCAGCGATAGAAGGAAGGCGCCAGGGCGAAATCGTCAATCTCGCCGACAGGCGTGCCGCAGCATCGCGAGATAGTCAGCTTGACCTTCTGGCCTCTCTGGGGCCGGACCAAATCGTCCGCGAGATAGTGCGGATTGACCCGAAGGCCAGAACGAAGGAAGTCGCGCAACCCCTGCTGCCGCACCTTATAATGCCGGCGCATCATGAGGTCAGAGAAGAAAACATCAACATGAAGCGGTTGCATGCAACGCTTGCGGCGGCCGCCGATCGCGGGCCTGAAGACTTCGAACAGCTCCTGCTCGTCCCTGGCGTCGGCGCGCGGACGGTCAACGCGCTCGCGATGGTCGCAGAAGTGGTGCATGGCGCGCCCTGCCGTTTTGCCGATCCCGCACGGTTCTCGCTTGCGCACGGTGGAAAGGATCGCCACCCGTTTCCCGTGCCGCTCAAAGTCTACGATCAGACGATCCAGGTCATGAAGTCGGCCGTGACCAAAGCGCGGCTGGGCCGTGATGAGGAGCTACAAGCGCTGAGACGCTTGGACGATCAGGCCAGGCAATTGGAGAAATACGCTACTGGTCCAGATCTAAAAGAAATTGTCGCCGGGGAGTTCCGCCGGTCCCCCGAATGGGACGGTCGCAGCATCTTTGGTTGGGAGGCTCATCCTGAGCAGTCTGACGAGAAAGCACGCTCTTAGCGAGAGCGCGCGGTTCGGATAGACAAGGACATCGCTCGCGCCTTTTCCCATGAAAGCCGCGGTTGCAACGGTGCGCGAGATTTGCTCGCCCACGTGAGCACGCAGGCGTGAAGCTACGGCTGAATGCCAAGGCCGCTTGTCAAAACAAATCAAACTAAACGTGAAATCATGATCTGCATGTCTATGGCTCTGGCGTCCCTCACGTCGAAGGGCACGGCATAGTGCTTTGGCCGGCCGCAATATAGACACACCGCAATGGCGGTGCATCCGCCCTCGGCAAGGACGCTGCGAGGAACAATGCTGAGGAATGCGAGAGGGACGGAGGCGGGGAGGGCCCTTGGCGTCAGGACGCCGGGGATGGCCGTCAACCCGCCGAGGTTCGAGTACATCGTCACCGGCATGTCGCCGGCTTCCGATCCGTCTTGGTCGAGTGGAACTTTGCCGCTCGACTCGCCCATGGAACGAGCAAAGTGCGCCAGGAGCGGTTATTGCCAATCGAATACTCTAACCTCCCGGTGGGGCCGGAAACCGGCAGGCTGCTTCGAGGCACGAGTTAGCTGAAGAGCAGACCTTCAGGTACCCCCCCGTATCGCCTTTGTCGCCGTTGTTTCCGACAGGACGGCTTTTCGGAATAGCGGCTACGAACAGCGCCGTACTGATAGCCGCCGGAATACGGCTCAGCCCTCGCACCCCCTCACTACCCACGAACTGGTATCGTGATCGGGGTGCTGGTTATTGCTCTCCTTGATTGCCGCAGCCCAGTCGGCGCCGTTGTTTTCGGTCGCACCGGTATTTTCTATGTCGGTGATCGTATCGAACCATGCCACCATGTTCTCGGTGCAGATATTGGCAAGCGGCGAGAAGGCGTGCGGATCGTCAAGCGAACCGATCATCAGGTTGGTGCGACCGTTTTCGAGGTGGTGGAAAAACAATGGCGTGCCGCAATTGGCGCAGAAGCCGCGCTCGACAAGCTCCGAGCTCTTCCAGACGCTTGGTTTGCCGCGTGTCCAGGTGAGCGCGTCATCGGGTGCGGCGACGAGCGCGGCAAAGATGTTGCCCGAGGCTTTCTGGCACATGCGGCAATGGCAGAGATGCGAATTGTCGAGCATAGCGCTGGCGTGGTAGCGTACCGCACCGCATTGGCAGCCGCCGCTCACCTCCATCTCGATGCGTTTCATTTTTTCTGCTCCTTCAAGCGGCGGGTTGGGCTTAATCTCTTTTAGGTTTTCGTCTTTTGATCGTCCAGACCAGAGCGGATCCAGTTCCGGTGTTCGCGGGCGTGGTTTGCCAACCCAAAAGAACGGACCGGGGCACCCCTTCTCCCTTTTAACCGATCAAGCAGCGCGCGCATTGGCTTCGGCACTTCAATCGCCTGCGCCTGGTATGCTCATT
The genomic region above belongs to Sinorhizobium mexicanum and contains:
- a CDS encoding potassium transporter Kup, whose product is MTASLDHVPAQASNSRQFLAMVLGSVGVVYGDIGTSPLYAFREALRPFAAGGVGREEVVGLISLVIWTLTMIVTCKYVLFLLRADNDGEGGTLSLLALLMKRASRHTTGMFVAGILGAALFIGDAMITPALSVFSAVEGLKLVTPTLQDYVLLISVAIMVLLFAVQSRGTSAVSSFFGPVTLVWFVVMGAAGVAHIGDDMAILAAFNPIYAVTFLWNAGLVGFIVLGAIFLTVTGAEALYADLGHFGRQPIQAAWFAIVFPALTLNYLGQGAMVLSHPDAISDPFFLMFPKWALLPVVILATAATIIASQSVITGAFSLVRQAIHLGFLPRFEICYTSETQTGQIYLPLVNSALLAGVLVLMFVFGSSEALAPAYGVSITGAMVIDTILAFAFLRYLWNWPVLAATAFLLPLFLLELVFLGANLFKLHHGGYVPILFAGSLMTLMWTWRTGVRLVREKTSRQDVPLEQFITAIERKSEHAPVDVPGTAIFLTATPDTTPGVLLHNLKHNHVLHEQNVILTIKTAKVPYIPETNRYTLTKLTDRFSRLELRFGFMDDPNVSRALARCRKEGFRFEIMTTSFYLGRRKLVSDPLSGMPKWQDKLFIAMAESAIDPTDYFHLPANRVVEMGEQVII
- a CDS encoding DUF763 domain-containing protein — encoded protein: MVQRAGSADLPLHGGKVPRWLGDRMTKLGAVITEAIVIEYGRDEFLRRLAHPFWFQSFGCVMGMDWHSSGITTSVIGALKRGLGPLSRELGVHVCGGRGRNSRQTPGELINIGNRVGIDGGRLATTSRLVAKIDSAAVQDGFDLYLHGFIVADDGKWVVVQQGMNGDKRQARRYHWLSEGISSFVDSPHAAIEGRRQGEIVNLADRRAAASRDSQLDLLASLGPDQIVREIVRIDPKARTKEVAQPLLPHLIMPAHHEVREENINMKRLHATLAAAADRGPEDFEQLLLVPGVGARTVNALAMVAEVVHGAPCRFADPARFSLAHGGKDRHPFPVPLKVYDQTIQVMKSAVTKARLGRDEELQALRRLDDQARQLEKYATGPDLKEIVAGEFRRSPEWDGRSIFGWEAHPEQSDEKARS
- a CDS encoding GFA family protein, coding for MKRIEMEVSGGCQCGAVRYHASAMLDNSHLCHCRMCQKASGNIFAALVAAPDDALTWTRGKPSVWKSSELVERGFCANCGTPLFFHHLENGRTNLMIGSLDDPHAFSPLANICTENMVAWFDTITDIENTGATENNGADWAAAIKESNNQHPDHDTSSWVVRGCEG